A window from Bacillota bacterium encodes these proteins:
- a CDS encoding deoxynucleoside kinase: MRGRLVAVCGMIGTGKSTLISGLSRLDPSVVTVAQPPERWKEDPRVLDMLRENPSGRFCGPGEIAFAVQLRLKQQEEEIVPALLQGRDVICHRYFYCLAAYYMCFAPAFLRLAYEEASGIIEPDLTIVLDAEPSHVLARHLARRKEVFPYQLDLQTTVRTRQAYLSLAREHGFMTIDSTKEPPEEVLRKARQSIERLPEKETLTGRFKHVSLPQGLAQPTQDLGLK, translated from the coding sequence ATGCGGGGGCGTCTAGTCGCGGTCTGTGGTATGATAGGGACCGGCAAGAGCACCCTCATTTCAGGGCTTTCGAGGTTGGACCCTTCGGTCGTCACCGTCGCCCAGCCGCCGGAGAGATGGAAGGAAGACCCGAGGGTCCTCGACATGCTGCGAGAGAACCCGTCCGGGAGATTCTGCGGGCCCGGCGAGATAGCGTTCGCTGTCCAACTGAGGCTCAAGCAGCAAGAGGAGGAGATCGTCCCTGCCCTCTTGCAGGGCAGGGACGTCATTTGCCACCGGTACTTCTACTGCCTCGCGGCGTATTACATGTGCTTCGCTCCGGCCTTTCTGCGACTTGCTTACGAAGAGGCATCCGGAATCATCGAACCAGACCTGACCATAGTCCTCGATGCCGAACCTTCTCACGTCCTTGCTCGGCATCTCGCCCGGCGCAAGGAGGTCTTCCCGTATCAGCTGGACCTTCAGACGACGGTTCGCACGAGACAAGCCTATTTGTCCCTGGCAAGGGAGCACGGGTTCATGACAATCGACTCAACGAAGGAACCTCCAGAGGAGGTGCTGCGCAAAGCCCGTCAATCGATAGAGCGGCTTCCTGAAAAGGAGACGCTCACGGGGCGTTTCAAGCACGTCTCTCTGCCCCAGGGTCTTGCGCAACCTACGCAAGACCTCGGGCTCAAATAG